Proteins from a genomic interval of Undibacterium parvum:
- a CDS encoding tyrosine-type recombinase/integrase, with amino-acid sequence MPKLATPLTDIQVRNSKPTDKTRTLADGNGLYLEITKTGKKSWRMAYRRPITKTNNRLSFGDYPLVSLAEARTKCLAANKLLLDGIDPAVQREEKKQLAALEAANTFEKLARQWHNTLLSKWSPSTAKETINRLEKDIFPEIGHLPIASITNQQVIAALRKIEERGAGEVAHRLKATCARVFSYANQHDIENKNPAADLKDVLKPVKIGHFAAIAPDELPAFLEAIRANNARLYAPTRIALRLMLLIFVRSSELRTTPWSEINLETGEWVIPWQRMKRGKLTMNPDTTDHHVCLSRQGLELLRELHQYTGGSKYLFPNQRDHEKPMSGDAIRMALNRMGYEGKMTTHGFRALAMTTLKEKLGYRHETVDRQLAHAQKDKIASAYDRAQFIDERKKMMQHWADYLDGIKAGGNVIQGGFKQA; translated from the coding sequence ATGCCGAAACTCGCTACTCCGCTAACTGACATACAGGTCAGAAATAGCAAGCCTACCGACAAGACCAGAACCCTAGCCGATGGTAATGGCCTTTATCTGGAAATTACCAAGACCGGCAAGAAGAGCTGGCGCATGGCCTACCGCCGTCCAATTACCAAAACCAATAACCGCCTAAGCTTTGGTGATTACCCCTTGGTTAGCTTGGCTGAAGCGCGCACCAAATGCTTAGCCGCGAATAAACTACTTCTGGACGGGATAGACCCCGCTGTCCAAAGAGAAGAAAAGAAACAGCTCGCGGCTCTGGAAGCCGCCAACACCTTTGAAAAGCTAGCGCGTCAATGGCATAACACCCTTCTCTCGAAGTGGAGCCCATCGACCGCCAAAGAGACGATCAACCGGCTAGAGAAAGATATTTTTCCTGAGATTGGTCATTTGCCGATTGCATCAATTACCAATCAACAGGTCATTGCAGCCTTACGCAAAATCGAGGAACGCGGCGCAGGTGAAGTCGCGCACCGGCTCAAGGCCACCTGTGCGCGAGTGTTTAGTTATGCTAACCAGCACGACATAGAAAATAAAAATCCCGCCGCTGATTTAAAAGATGTGCTGAAGCCCGTCAAGATCGGCCACTTTGCAGCTATTGCACCTGACGAGCTGCCCGCTTTTCTGGAGGCGATAAGGGCAAATAATGCAAGGTTATACGCCCCGACCCGCATTGCTTTACGCTTGATGCTCTTAATTTTTGTGCGTAGTAGCGAACTACGCACGACACCGTGGAGCGAAATCAACTTAGAAACAGGCGAGTGGGTAATTCCATGGCAGCGCATGAAGCGTGGCAAGCTGACCATGAACCCAGATACCACGGATCACCACGTTTGTCTGTCGCGCCAAGGGCTAGAGTTATTGCGTGAGCTGCACCAGTACACTGGCGGCAGCAAGTACCTGTTCCCGAACCAGCGCGACCATGAAAAACCTATGAGTGGCGATGCAATCCGTATGGCACTAAACCGCATGGGTTACGAAGGCAAGATGACCACGCACGGGTTCCGAGCCTTAGCCATGACGACACTCAAAGAAAAACTAGGCTACCGGCACGAGACCGTGGACAGGCAACTTGCCCACGCCCAAAAAGATAAGATCGCCAGCGCCTACGACCGCGCCCAGTTTATCGACGAACGTAAAAAGATGATGCAGCATTGGGCAGACTACCTCGATGGAATAAAGGCTGGCGGCAACGTCATACAAGGAGGCTTCAAACAAGCCTAA